The genomic interval GCCGCGGCGGGAGAGGGTACCGCCGATGTTCATGAGGCAGCCCATGTCGGTGGACACGAGCACCTCGGCGCCGCTCGCGAGCACGTTGTCCGCCTTCTCGTCCGCCATGGCGCTTGAAATTTCGCTCATCTTGACGGAGAACGTGCCGCCGAAGCCGCAGCAGTCGCGGGCGTAGGGGAGATCGACGAGCTCGAGATCCCGCACGTGGCGCAGGAGCTCGAGGGGTTCCTCGCGCACGCCGAGGAGGCGCGATCCGTGGCAGGACGGGTGGAACGCGACGCGGTGCGGAAAGCGGCCGCCGAAGTCCACCTTCTGCAGGCTGCGGACGAGAAACTGAGAGAGTTCATACGTTTTGTCGGCGAGTCGCTGGGCCTCGTGCGCGAGGGCCGGATCGCCCGCGAAGAGGCTGGGGTAGTAGTGCCGAAGCATGCCGACGCACGATCCCGACGGGCTCACGACCGCGTCGGCGTCGGCAAACGCCTCGAGCAGCGTGCGCGCGACGTGGCGGGCCTCGTCGGCGTATCCGCTGTTGAAGGCGGGCTGGCCGCAGCAGGTCTGGCCGATGGGGAAATCGACCTCGCAGCCGCTCGCCTCGAGAAGGCGCGTGGTGGCGATCCCGACGCGCGGGAAGACGGCGTCGACGATGCAGGTGATAAACAGGCTGACTCTCATGGCGCAGACCTCCATGACCGCGACCGGACGAGCGTGATCGG from Alicyclobacillus acidocaldarius subsp. acidocaldarius DSM 446 carries:
- a CDS encoding (Fe-S)-binding protein translates to MRVSLFITCIVDAVFPRVGIATTRLLEASGCEVDFPIGQTCCGQPAFNSGYADEARHVARTLLEAFADADAVVSPSGSCVGMLRHYYPSLFAGDPALAHEAQRLADKTYELSQFLVRSLQKVDFGGRFPHRVAFHPSCHGSRLLGVREEPLELLRHVRDLELVDLPYARDCCGFGGTFSVKMSEISSAMADEKADNVLASGAEVLVSTDMGCLMNIGGTLSRRGAHIRVMHLAELLAEAAGLTEEVTA